Proteins found in one Lysinibacillus fusiformis genomic segment:
- a CDS encoding NADPH-dependent FMN reductase produces MKVVAIVGSIRKESYNMQLAQFIQKRYTEKLDLEVLSLKDLPMYNQDIENEAPQAVLDFKAKVKAADAVLWVTPEYNGTVPGVMVNAIDWLSRVDKVMIGKPSIIMGASMGNLGTVKAQLHLRDILFSPGINSPLLSGNDVYIGAVHTKFDAEGNLTDEGTVKFLDVVIDNFLNWAKKYI; encoded by the coding sequence GTGAAAGTAGTAGCAATCGTAGGTAGTATCCGTAAAGAATCTTATAATATGCAATTAGCTCAATTTATTCAAAAACGTTATACAGAAAAGTTAGACCTTGAAGTTTTAAGCTTAAAGGACCTACCAATGTATAATCAAGATATCGAAAATGAGGCTCCACAAGCAGTTCTTGATTTTAAAGCAAAAGTAAAAGCTGCAGACGCTGTACTTTGGGTTACACCAGAATATAATGGTACTGTTCCAGGGGTTATGGTCAATGCTATTGATTGGCTATCTCGTGTAGATAAAGTAATGATTGGCAAACCATCTATCATCATGGGTGCATCAATGGGGAACTTAGGTACTGTAAAAGCACAATTACATTTACGTGATATTTTGTTCTCTCCTGGCATCAACTCACCATTACTAAGCGGCAATGACGTTTATATTGGTGCTGTTCACACTAAATTTGATGCAGAAGGCAATTTAACTGATGAAGGTACAGTGAAATTCCTTGACGTAGTCATTGATAACTTCTTAAACTGGGCAAAAAAATACATTTAA
- a CDS encoding nitroreductase family protein, giving the protein MEFSKLIDKRRSANNFIKDVKMTEDDIRPILEDVKLAPSAFNLQHANYIVVLDEDMKEKVREAAFGQYKVHSASGVILVLGDKEAYKNTAELSQGMVDLGIITAGELEDIVVENTKFYEDRGEAFMKDEAIRNASLSAMLFMLAAKNRGWDTCPMIGFDNQKMRELFNVPETHEIALMITIGKEKESSRRLRGYRKPVEEFAIYY; this is encoded by the coding sequence ATGGAATTTTCCAAGCTGATAGATAAGCGTCGCTCTGCTAATAATTTTATCAAGGACGTTAAGATGACTGAGGATGACATACGTCCTATTTTGGAGGATGTCAAGCTTGCCCCATCAGCATTTAACTTACAGCATGCCAATTATATCGTTGTGCTGGATGAGGATATGAAAGAAAAGGTGAGAGAGGCGGCATTTGGTCAATATAAAGTGCATTCAGCTTCAGGAGTAATTCTTGTATTAGGTGACAAGGAAGCTTATAAGAATACTGCTGAACTAAGTCAAGGCATGGTGGATTTAGGTATAATTACAGCTGGCGAACTAGAAGATATTGTAGTAGAGAATACAAAATTTTATGAAGACCGCGGTGAAGCATTTATGAAGGATGAAGCCATTCGGAATGCATCTTTGTCTGCTATGTTATTCATGCTAGCTGCGAAAAATCGTGGCTGGGATACTTGTCCAATGATTGGCTTTGATAATCAAAAAATGCGTGAGCTTTTCAATGTGCCAGAAACACATGAAATTGCTCTAATGATTACTATTGGGAAAGAAAAAGAAAGCAGTCGTCGATTACGTGGATATCGTAAGCCAGTTGAAGAATTTGCCATTTATTATTAA